A single region of the Sorghum bicolor cultivar BTx623 chromosome 9, Sorghum_bicolor_NCBIv3, whole genome shotgun sequence genome encodes:
- the LOC8061911 gene encoding E3 ubiquitin-protein ligase EL5 gives MSTVGSGSLSPPAAAASSPPAVVEDTSSHWAPHGPVLTACVVGINVLMILLIFFFFWRYFSGKRRGPSSASSGDDDGASSSASLPVASPWAWAASRHQRRSSKDHGPQPVDDVASALPVYVYSSSAGGGGEGEGGGSGNGKAPECAVCIVELRDGDSARLLPRCGHRFHADCVGAWLRLHATCPLCRASVVPPPRAAAAAADDESMDDAKDDGGSGGGADCPV, from the coding sequence ATGTCCACGGTCGGGAGCGGCAGCCTTAGCccgccggccgcggcggcgtcgtcgccgccggcggTGGTGGAGGACACGAGCAGCCACTGGGCGCCGCACGGGCCGGTGCTGACGGCCTGCGTCGTGGGCATCAACGTGCTCATGATCctcctcatcttcttcttcttctggcgCTACTTCTCCGGGAAACGGCGGGGACCGTCGTCCGCGTCAtccggcgacgacgacggcgcgtCGTCATCCGCGTCGCTGCCCGTGGCCTCCCCATGGGCATGGGCGGCGTCCCGCCACCAGCGGCGCAGCAGCAAGGACCACGGCCCGCAGCCGGTGGACGACGTGGCGTCGGCGCTGCCCGTGTACGTGTACTCCAGCAgcgccggcggtggcggcgaaGGCGAAGGCGGGGGGAGCGGGAACGGGAAGGCCCCCGAGTGCGCGGTGTGCATCGTGGAGCTCCGCGACGGCGACTCGGCGCGCCTCCTCCCGCGCTGCGGCCACCGGTTCCACGCCGACTGCGTCGGCGCGTGGCTGCGGCTCCACGCCACGTGCCCGCTTTGCCGCGCCAGCGTCGTGCCGCCACccagagcggcggcggcggcggctgacgATGAGTCCATGGACGACGCCAAGGacgacggcggcagcggcggcggcgcggattgTCCGGTGTGA